In Pasteurella multocida subsp. multocida OH4807, a genomic segment contains:
- a CDS encoding hypothetical protein (COG4566 Response regulator) codes for MLIHLVDDDLTVLDAACFLLKQAGYEVQTWSNSQEFVDNVPLFEPGIVLLDMKMPLLDGHQVHQFLCQHQSTLAVVIMTAHGDVPMAVQEFKLGAVDFLQKPVQFSQLQSVLKLAAEKTQASYERYKIQRCYALLSKKELDILTLLIQGYINRQIAETLNISVRTVEVHRSHIMEKMQAQTIAELIYKTAQL; via the coding sequence ATGTTAATTCATCTTGTTGATGATGACTTAACAGTACTTGATGCAGCCTGTTTTTTGTTAAAACAAGCAGGATATGAAGTACAAACATGGTCAAATAGCCAAGAATTTGTTGATAATGTACCACTCTTTGAGCCGGGCATTGTGTTACTGGACATGAAAATGCCACTATTGGATGGTCATCAAGTCCATCAATTTCTCTGTCAACACCAAAGTACCTTAGCCGTAGTCATTATGACTGCACATGGCGATGTACCGATGGCGGTTCAAGAGTTTAAGCTCGGTGCGGTCGATTTTTTACAAAAACCTGTACAATTCAGTCAATTACAATCCGTCTTAAAACTGGCGGCAGAAAAAACACAAGCTAGCTATGAACGTTATAAAATTCAACGTTGTTACGCACTATTAAGCAAAAAAGAATTAGATATTTTAACATTATTGATTCAAGGCTATATTAATCGCCAAATTGCAGAAACTTTAAATATTTCAGTCAGAACGGTGGAAGTGCATCGCTCGCATATTATGGAAAAAATGCAGGCACAAACCATTGCAGAACTGATTTATAAAACTGCACAGCTATAA
- a CDS encoding dihydrodipicolinate reductase (COG0289 Dihydrodipicolinate reductase) encodes MTLHIAVVGAGGRMGRQLIQAISETEGVKLGAAFERQGSSLVGVDAGELVGIGRLGVIVSDDLASQQDQFDLLIDFTRPEGTLTHLQFCVTHHKKMVIGTTGLDEEGKRQIQQAAEKTAIVFASNFSVGVNLVFKLLEKAAKVMGDYCDIEIIEAHHRHKVDAPSGTALSMGEHIAKTLGRDLKTHGIFAREGITGERKRDEIGFATIRASDVVGEHSVWFADIGERVEIAHKATSRMTFAKGAVRAAIWLAQKERGLFDMTDVLDLNNL; translated from the coding sequence ATGACATTACATATTGCAGTAGTCGGGGCAGGTGGCAGAATGGGGCGTCAGCTCATTCAAGCGATCTCAGAGACAGAAGGCGTGAAATTAGGTGCAGCGTTTGAACGTCAAGGTTCTTCTTTAGTTGGCGTGGATGCAGGGGAATTAGTAGGAATTGGTCGATTGGGGGTTATCGTTTCGGACGATCTAGCAAGTCAGCAAGACCAATTTGATTTATTAATTGATTTTACTCGTCCAGAAGGAACGTTAACACATCTTCAATTTTGTGTTACACATCATAAGAAAATGGTCATCGGTACTACTGGGTTAGATGAAGAAGGGAAACGTCAGATCCAGCAGGCTGCTGAGAAAACGGCGATTGTTTTTGCCTCAAATTTTAGTGTTGGTGTGAATTTAGTATTCAAATTATTAGAAAAAGCCGCCAAAGTGATGGGCGATTACTGTGATATCGAAATTATCGAAGCGCACCACCGTCATAAAGTTGATGCACCATCTGGTACGGCATTATCGATGGGCGAACATATTGCAAAAACCTTAGGACGTGATTTAAAAACTCATGGCATTTTTGCGCGCGAAGGTATCACCGGTGAACGCAAACGCGATGAAATTGGTTTTGCAACGATTCGTGCGAGTGATGTTGTAGGCGAACACAGCGTGTGGTTTGCAGATATCGGTGAACGTGTTGAAATTGCACACAAAGCAACCAGTCGTATGACGTTTGCCAAAGGCGCAGTTCGTGCTGCAATATGGTTAGCTCAAAAAGAGCGAGGATTATTTGATATGACGGATGTCTTAGATCTGAATAATCTATAA
- a CDS encoding RhtB protein (COG1280 Putative threonine efflux protein) — MLNLMIVHFFGLITPGPDFFYVSRLAASHSRRHAICGVFGITLGVLFWALASLLGLALLFTTMPILHGVIMCLGGGYLAYLGGLMLKSRTNVMFEPSSEQQRHQKTTMYKEIKKGLLINLSNAKAIIYFASVMSLVLVNLTETWQMLIALVIIVVETFLYFYIISLFFSRQIAKQFYSRYSRNIDHVTGVIFLLFGVYLVYSGVIEMK, encoded by the coding sequence ATGCTGAATTTAATGATTGTGCATTTCTTTGGCTTAATTACGCCTGGTCCAGATTTCTTTTATGTGAGTCGTTTAGCTGCCAGCCATTCTCGACGTCACGCGATTTGTGGGGTGTTTGGTATTACACTCGGTGTATTGTTCTGGGCATTAGCCTCCCTGCTTGGTCTTGCACTGTTATTTACTACAATGCCCATTTTGCATGGGGTAATCATGTGTTTAGGTGGAGGTTATTTAGCTTATTTGGGCGGATTGATGCTAAAGAGTCGTACTAACGTGATGTTTGAGCCAAGCTCAGAACAACAACGTCATCAAAAGACGACAATGTACAAAGAAATCAAGAAAGGGCTATTAATTAACCTGTCTAATGCGAAGGCGATTATTTATTTTGCCAGTGTGATGTCGCTTGTTTTAGTGAATTTAACAGAAACGTGGCAAATGCTCATTGCACTTGTGATCATTGTGGTTGAGACCTTTCTTTATTTTTATATTATTTCCTTATTCTTTTCTCGCCAGATAGCGAAGCAGTTTTATAGTCGATACAGTCGCAATATTGATCATGTTACCGGCGTGATTTTTCTGCTATTTGGTGTTTATTTGGTGTATAGTGGCGTAATCGAAATGAAGTGA
- a CDS encoding phosphatidylglycerophosphatase A (COG1267 Phosphatidylglycerophosphatase A and related proteins), with protein MKPPLQSINLHNPVHCLAVGFGAGLIHPAPGTWGSLVGLMLGWILLQFLSPSFFFILTGLCFWLGCYLCQKTADDMGVHDHGAIVWDEIVGIFLVLLAVPNLSPFWCLTAFVVFRFFDIVKPYPIRYFDHKLESGFGIMLDDILAAVYSVLVIFFIRLFL; from the coding sequence ATGAAGCCACCTCTCCAATCAATTAATTTACATAATCCTGTTCATTGTTTAGCGGTGGGGTTTGGCGCGGGCTTAATCCACCCAGCACCAGGTACATGGGGCAGTTTGGTTGGATTGATGCTAGGGTGGATATTATTACAGTTTCTCAGTCCGAGCTTTTTTTTCATTTTGACTGGATTATGTTTTTGGCTAGGCTGTTACCTATGCCAGAAAACGGCAGATGATATGGGAGTTCATGATCATGGTGCGATTGTTTGGGATGAAATTGTCGGTATTTTTCTCGTTTTGTTGGCTGTGCCTAACTTATCGCCGTTTTGGTGTTTGACGGCGTTCGTCGTTTTCCGTTTTTTCGATATTGTTAAACCTTATCCAATTCGTTATTTTGATCACAAATTAGAAAGTGGCTTTGGCATTATGTTAGATGATATTTTAGCCGCAGTTTATAGTGTGTTAGTGATTTTCTTTATTCGTCTTTTCCTCTAG
- a CDS encoding thiamine-monophosphate kinase (COG0611 Thiamine monophosphate kinase), whose protein sequence is MSDGEFDIIQRYFTASSKRIARKDVIVSIGDDCAITELRQNQRLVITTDTMVENTHFLPSISPADLAYKAAATNLSDLAAMGAEPAWVSLALTLPEVNESWLREFSESLFDVLDHYNVDLIGGDTTKGPLAITITAHGIIAKGKALCRHSAKVGDWIYVSGTLGDSAGGLALLLAQKGAVNSEQAFLIQRHLRPTPRVLLGLELAVSSLANAAIDISDGFVADLGHILERSQCGAVVDVDKLPLSPQLVSTFGLEQAEKFALSGGEDYELCFTVPDNNKAKLERALAYIGVDYTCVGQVRAISPQNKKRIKFERNSMAIDMNLKPGFDHFQSDDK, encoded by the coding sequence ATGAGTGATGGCGAATTTGATATAATTCAACGTTATTTCACTGCCTCATCAAAACGTATTGCGCGTAAAGATGTCATCGTTTCTATTGGCGATGATTGTGCGATTACCGAACTGCGCCAAAATCAACGTTTGGTCATTACTACCGATACAATGGTAGAAAATACACATTTCTTACCTAGTATTAGCCCAGCAGATTTAGCCTATAAAGCCGCCGCAACGAATTTAAGCGACCTTGCTGCGATGGGGGCTGAGCCTGCTTGGGTGTCACTTGCCCTTACCTTACCTGAAGTTAATGAGTCGTGGCTGCGTGAATTTAGTGAAAGTTTGTTTGATGTGCTAGATCACTATAATGTCGATTTGATCGGCGGTGATACCACGAAAGGTCCTCTTGCTATTACGATTACAGCCCATGGTATTATCGCCAAAGGGAAGGCGTTATGTCGTCATAGTGCAAAAGTTGGCGATTGGATTTACGTCTCTGGGACATTGGGTGACAGTGCGGGTGGGTTAGCGTTACTGTTAGCGCAGAAAGGTGCGGTCAATTCTGAGCAAGCTTTCTTAATTCAACGTCACCTTCGTCCTACTCCTCGTGTGCTTTTAGGGCTAGAGTTAGCTGTCTCTTCTTTAGCCAATGCGGCAATTGACATATCGGATGGGTTTGTGGCGGATCTGGGGCATATTCTTGAGCGTAGTCAGTGTGGTGCTGTCGTGGATGTAGACAAATTGCCGCTTTCACCTCAATTAGTCAGTACGTTTGGCCTAGAACAAGCAGAGAAATTTGCCTTGTCGGGTGGAGAAGATTACGAACTTTGCTTTACTGTGCCAGATAATAATAAAGCCAAATTAGAACGTGCTTTAGCCTACATTGGTGTTGACTATACTTGTGTTGGGCAAGTTAGAGCAATTAGCCCACAAAATAAAAAGCGTATTAAGTTCGAACGTAATAGTATGGCGATTGATATGAATCTGAAGCCAGGTTTTGATCACTTTCAATCGGATGATAAATAA
- the nusB gene encoding transcription antitermination protein NusB (COG0781 Transcription termination factor), translated as MTETKVEKKVSPRRRARECAVQALYSWYVSQNSPAEIELAFVADQDLKGVDVAYFRKLFRQTAEQVDVVDDAMAPYLDRDVNELDPIEKAILRLAVYELKFELDVPYKVVINEAIEVAKVFGADDSHKYVNGVLDKVAPALSRK; from the coding sequence ATGACAGAAACCAAAGTTGAAAAAAAAGTGTCTCCACGCCGTCGTGCGAGAGAATGTGCTGTACAAGCTTTATATTCATGGTATGTGTCACAAAACTCACCCGCTGAAATTGAATTGGCTTTTGTTGCCGATCAAGATTTAAAAGGTGTGGATGTGGCGTATTTCCGTAAACTCTTTCGTCAAACAGCAGAGCAAGTTGATGTCGTAGATGACGCGATGGCGCCTTATTTGGATCGTGATGTGAATGAATTGGATCCAATTGAAAAAGCCATTTTGCGTCTTGCGGTATATGAGCTGAAGTTTGAATTAGATGTACCCTATAAAGTCGTCATTAATGAGGCGATTGAAGTCGCAAAAGTATTTGGTGCAGATGACAGCCATAAATATGTAAATGGAGTATTAGATAAAGTTGCTCCCGCTTTGTCTCGTAAATAA
- the ribH gene encoding 6,7-dimethyl-8-ribityllumazine synthase (COG0054 Riboflavin synthase beta-chain), with protein sequence MNVLEGTIAAPNAKIAVVIGRFNSFINESLLEGALDALKRIGQVKEENITLVRAPGAYELPLVARRLAESKKYDAIVALGTVIRGGTAHFEYVAGEASSGLGQVAMNANIPVAFGVLTTENIEQAIERAGTKAGNKGAEAALVALEMVNLLAQIDAA encoded by the coding sequence ATGAACGTATTAGAAGGGACAATTGCTGCACCCAATGCCAAAATCGCAGTGGTGATTGGGCGTTTTAATAGCTTTATTAATGAAAGTTTATTAGAAGGAGCACTAGATGCCTTAAAACGCATTGGTCAAGTGAAAGAAGAAAATATTACCTTAGTACGTGCGCCAGGTGCTTATGAATTACCTTTAGTAGCACGTCGTTTAGCAGAAAGCAAAAAGTATGACGCCATTGTTGCATTAGGTACGGTCATTCGTGGTGGTACTGCGCATTTTGAATATGTTGCAGGGGAAGCAAGTAGTGGGTTAGGTCAAGTTGCAATGAATGCTAATATTCCGGTTGCTTTTGGTGTATTAACAACAGAAAACATTGAGCAAGCCATTGAACGTGCTGGAACTAAAGCAGGGAATAAAGGTGCGGAAGCGGCACTGGTTGCTTTAGAAATGGTAAATTTATTAGCTCAAATTGACGCGGCGTAA
- a CDS encoding TyrP protein (COG0814 Amino acid permeases) codes for MKNKTFGSALLVAGTTIGAGMLAMPLTSAEMGFTYTLILLFILWGLLSYSALLFVEVYQKAETKNAGIATLAEQYFGLPGRILATLSLVIFMYAILSAYVTGGGSLLAGILPFLGEHATSISIVLFTLVLGVFIVISTGAVDMLTRLLFAIKLIAFALVLLMMLPLVKTDNLLAMPLKDFLIISASPVFFTSFGFHVIIPSINSYLEGNIRRLRIAIITGTAIPLVAYIVWQMATHGVFPQSQFVQILNTDPTLNGLITATYQATESSLISSAMRLFFTLALITSFLGVALSLFDCLYDLLKRVNIKANRFSLGLLTFLPPLVFALFYPEGFVMALGYAGQMFTFYGLVLPVGMAWRARKRYPDLPYRVLGGNLTLFAALILGLLIMNVPFLIKAGYLPAVIG; via the coding sequence ATGAAAAATAAAACGTTTGGGAGTGCACTCTTAGTTGCAGGTACCACAATTGGCGCAGGGATGCTGGCCATGCCACTCACTTCAGCAGAGATGGGCTTTACTTATACTTTGATTCTGCTCTTTATTTTATGGGGGCTGCTTTCTTATAGCGCCTTACTTTTTGTTGAAGTTTATCAAAAAGCGGAAACTAAAAATGCAGGGATTGCGACATTAGCGGAACAGTATTTTGGCTTACCTGGTCGTATCTTAGCCACATTATCCCTCGTCATTTTTATGTATGCGATCTTATCCGCTTATGTCACAGGGGGAGGTTCACTCTTAGCTGGTATCTTACCTTTTTTAGGTGAGCATGCTACATCGATTTCAATTGTACTCTTTACGCTCGTGCTTGGTGTCTTTATTGTCATTAGTACAGGTGCTGTCGATATGTTGACACGTTTACTTTTTGCCATCAAGCTCATTGCCTTTGCCTTAGTCTTACTCATGATGCTACCGCTGGTTAAAACAGATAATTTACTTGCGATGCCATTGAAAGACTTCTTAATTATTTCGGCAAGCCCCGTCTTTTTCACCTCATTTGGTTTCCATGTCATTATACCAAGTATTAATAGCTATTTAGAGGGGAATATTCGCCGTTTACGTATTGCCATTATCACAGGTACTGCTATTCCATTAGTAGCTTATATTGTATGGCAAATGGCAACCCATGGCGTCTTCCCACAAAGTCAGTTTGTACAAATTCTAAATACAGACCCTACATTAAACGGTTTGATTACAGCAACATACCAAGCCACTGAAAGTAGTTTGATTAGTTCAGCAATGCGCTTGTTCTTTACATTAGCCTTAATTACATCGTTCTTAGGGGTTGCTCTGTCTTTATTTGACTGCCTGTATGATTTATTAAAACGTGTCAATATTAAAGCTAACCGCTTTTCATTAGGACTCCTTACTTTCTTACCACCGCTCGTATTTGCCTTGTTCTACCCAGAAGGTTTTGTCATGGCATTAGGCTATGCGGGTCAAATGTTTACATTCTATGGGTTAGTTTTACCTGTGGGTATGGCTTGGCGTGCCAGAAAACGTTACCCTGATTTACCATATCGTGTGCTCGGTGGAAACCTTACGCTGTTTGCGGCATTAATCCTCGGACTATTAATTATGAATGTACCGTTCTTGATTAAAGCAGGTTATCTTCCAGCCGTAATTGGTTAA
- a CDS encoding Trypsin-like serine protease (COG0265 Trypsin-like serine proteases, typically periplasmic, contain C-terminal PDZ domain): MKKTNFLLTSIALGLSILSTPMLSQASLPAYVEGQQVPSLAPMLEKVLPAVVSISVEGKAQTNGPAQFHGIPEEFKFFFGPDIFNDRAPRNFRGIGSGVIINAEKGYVLTNNHVIDNADKITVQLQDGRELSAKVIGADEQSDVALIQIEKPKNLTALKIADSDKLRVGDFTVAIGNPFGLGQTVTSGIVSALGRSTGSDSGTYENYIQTDAAVNRGNSGGPLVNLQGELIGINTAIISPSGGNAGIAFAIPSNMANNLVQQILEFGEVRRGMLGIKGGELNADLAKAFDIEAQQGAFISEVLPNSAAEKAGLKAGDVIIAMNGQKISSFAEMRAKIATSGAGKEIELTYLRDGKKQHAKVTLQSDDQTQADASNLLPALTGAEMSNYDEKGIKGVVITRVAAKSIAEQRGLKKDDIIIGVNRQKVENLGQLRKILDTKPSAIALNIIRGENNFYLLIQ; encoded by the coding sequence ATGAAAAAAACAAATTTTCTATTAACCAGCATTGCTCTCGGATTAAGCATTCTATCAACGCCGATGCTCTCTCAAGCATCACTCCCTGCCTATGTTGAAGGTCAACAGGTTCCTAGTCTCGCCCCGATGTTAGAAAAAGTCTTGCCAGCTGTTGTCTCAATTTCGGTGGAAGGTAAAGCACAAACTAATGGTCCAGCCCAATTTCATGGTATCCCAGAGGAATTTAAATTTTTCTTTGGTCCCGATATTTTTAATGATCGTGCGCCTCGTAATTTCCGTGGTATTGGTTCTGGTGTCATTATTAACGCAGAAAAAGGCTATGTGTTAACAAACAATCATGTTATTGATAATGCGGATAAGATTACTGTACAGCTACAAGATGGACGTGAATTAAGTGCAAAAGTTATCGGTGCGGATGAACAATCCGATGTTGCGTTAATTCAAATTGAAAAACCAAAAAATCTTACCGCACTTAAGATTGCCGACTCAGATAAGCTCCGTGTAGGTGATTTCACTGTAGCCATCGGTAATCCATTTGGTTTAGGTCAAACGGTCACATCAGGTATTGTTTCAGCTTTAGGTCGTTCAACTGGTTCTGATAGTGGAACTTATGAAAACTATATTCAAACAGATGCGGCGGTTAACCGCGGCAATTCTGGTGGTCCACTAGTCAATTTACAAGGCGAGTTAATTGGTATCAACACCGCAATTATTTCCCCAAGTGGAGGCAATGCGGGTATTGCTTTTGCGATCCCAAGTAATATGGCAAATAATCTTGTACAACAAATTCTCGAGTTTGGTGAAGTTCGTCGAGGAATGCTAGGGATCAAAGGGGGAGAATTAAATGCTGACCTCGCAAAAGCCTTTGATATCGAAGCACAACAAGGAGCCTTTATTAGTGAAGTACTGCCAAACTCTGCGGCTGAAAAAGCGGGGTTAAAAGCGGGAGATGTGATTATTGCAATGAATGGGCAAAAAATTTCGAGCTTTGCAGAAATGCGAGCCAAAATTGCCACATCTGGCGCAGGAAAAGAAATTGAATTAACGTATTTACGTGATGGGAAAAAACAGCATGCAAAAGTGACGCTGCAATCAGATGATCAAACCCAGGCTGATGCAAGTAATTTATTACCAGCACTCACTGGGGCTGAAATGAGTAATTATGATGAAAAAGGCATAAAAGGAGTGGTGATCACACGTGTTGCAGCAAAATCTATCGCAGAGCAACGTGGCTTGAAAAAAGACGATATTATTATCGGTGTGAATCGTCAGAAAGTCGAAAATTTAGGTCAATTACGTAAAATCCTTGATACGAAACCGTCTGCTATTGCATTGAATATTATTCGCGGTGAAAATAATTTCTACTTACTTATTCAATAA
- a CDS encoding hypothetical protein (COG5339 Uncharacterized protein conserved in bacteria) gives MKKSFVALSVIGALAAIWTGSSWYTGKIIEEKIEERLTLVNTKLAEVDASEQQIKFDKLHVERGVFSSKVTYELVGAFSNTAFTVPFESTLYHGPIPLDRLRQFDIMPVLLSSHDRVVQNATTQPWFDYAQGRLPFESQIKIHYDSTFTGKAQIAPAKLALTDAEIMWKGIDFDFDQLTDEGIGKLQMMINELNVAIRAKEQPSNSLITLNNIKIESDLQTSEWERIPVGKQVAQIDNMRVSLTDPNRRDFNLEYRNLFLDSSTKKTEQFVNYELVTKIPEMLVNGQLLGQLDANLTLAHIEGSSMNKLLKLIESEQVESIAFEEQLEALSKTILDNRPLLQIEPLKLTSEAGELTGNMIVEIANGNWNLLEQGKVLALFKQLAMNIHLEKQALVRLFTVLNQANGMTKEQASDSAEQTITLLFAEAIQNGVLVSNEQSLNLALLLENNALKLNGQEIPEEQVLMMIVLFLFGMGY, from the coding sequence ATGAAAAAATCATTTGTGGCGTTAAGCGTCATTGGTGCACTAGCGGCAATTTGGACGGGTTCAAGCTGGTATACGGGTAAAATTATTGAGGAAAAAATTGAAGAACGTTTAACGTTAGTCAATACAAAGTTAGCAGAAGTTGATGCTTCTGAACAACAAATTAAATTTGACAAATTGCATGTTGAGCGTGGTGTGTTTAGCTCTAAAGTGACTTATGAGTTGGTAGGGGCTTTTTCTAATACGGCATTTACTGTGCCATTTGAAAGTACACTTTATCACGGTCCAATTCCATTAGACCGTTTACGCCAATTTGACATTATGCCAGTGTTGTTATCAAGTCATGATCGTGTAGTACAAAATGCAACAACACAACCATGGTTTGATTATGCGCAAGGTCGACTTCCTTTTGAGAGTCAAATTAAGATTCACTATGATTCGACGTTTACTGGAAAAGCACAGATTGCGCCCGCTAAACTGGCGTTGACTGATGCGGAAATAATGTGGAAAGGGATTGACTTCGATTTTGACCAATTAACTGATGAGGGTATAGGCAAGTTGCAAATGATGATCAATGAGTTGAATGTCGCGATTCGTGCCAAGGAACAGCCATCCAACTCGTTAATTACATTGAATAATATTAAAATTGAGAGTGATTTGCAGACATCAGAATGGGAACGGATTCCTGTCGGTAAACAGGTCGCGCAGATTGACAATATGCGTGTTTCTTTAACGGATCCGAATCGTCGTGATTTTAATTTGGAATATCGAAATCTTTTTTTGGACTCAAGTACTAAAAAAACGGAACAGTTTGTAAACTATGAGCTTGTAACGAAAATACCTGAAATGTTAGTAAATGGTCAATTGCTTGGTCAGCTGGATGCTAACCTTACCTTAGCACATATCGAAGGCTCGTCAATGAATAAGCTTCTCAAGTTAATTGAAAGTGAGCAGGTTGAGAGCATTGCCTTTGAAGAACAACTCGAGGCATTATCTAAAACCATTTTAGACAATCGTCCTTTATTGCAAATTGAACCGTTGAAATTGACTTCAGAAGCGGGAGAGTTGACAGGGAATATGATTGTCGAAATAGCAAATGGTAATTGGAATTTGTTAGAACAAGGCAAAGTTTTGGCGTTATTCAAGCAATTGGCGATGAATATTCATTTAGAGAAGCAGGCATTAGTTCGCTTGTTTACAGTGCTAAACCAAGCAAATGGTATGACAAAAGAACAAGCCAGTGACTCAGCGGAACAAACGATTACACTTTTATTTGCAGAGGCAATTCAAAATGGGGTATTGGTTTCCAATGAACAATCACTGAATTTAGCCTTATTGCTTGAAAATAATGCGTTGAAATTGAATGGGCAAGAGATTCCTGAAGAACAAGTATTAATGATGATTGTTTTATTTTTATTCGGAATGGGATATTAA